Proteins from one Cryptomeria japonica chromosome 4, Sugi_1.0, whole genome shotgun sequence genomic window:
- the LOC131874761 gene encoding protein PLANT CADMIUM RESISTANCE 7-like, whose translation MHQQQQYAYGGSPGYASAPPMQAPYPSQHTHPTSRWSTGLYDCGHDCCDSLLTCCCPCVTFGRVAEEVDHGRKSCCTHATIFTLLYLLGIGCLYSCHYRSKLRDQYHLPEEPCSDCCVHLCCPCCALCQEHRELKLREQNPSSGTVNPAMASPAASQFMYK comes from the exons ATGCATCAACAGCAGCAATATGCATATGGAGGAAGTCCAGGTTATGCTTCTGCACCTCCCATGCAGGCACCATATCCGAGTCAGCATACTCACCCCACTTCCAGATGGTCCACAGGTCTCTATGACTGTGGCCATGACTGTTGTGACA GCCTCCTGACATGTTGCTGCCCTTGCGTTACTTTTGGGAGAGTAGCAGAGGAGGTAGACCATGGTCGGAAGA GTTGTTGCACTCATGCAACTATTTTCACTTTATTATATCTCCTTGGCATTGGATGTTTGTACTCATGCCATTACAGATCAAAACTGAGAGATCAGTACCATCTTCCTGAAGAGCCATGTAGTGATTGTTGTGTGCATCTATGTTGCCCATGTTGTGCTCTATGTCAAGAGCACAGAGAACTTAAACTCAGAGAACAAAATCCCTCTTCAG gTACAGTAAATCCTGCAATGGCTTCCCCAGCAGCCTCTCAGTTCATGTACAAATAA